A portion of the Bacteroidales bacterium genome contains these proteins:
- a CDS encoding flotillin family protein, with translation MENFFLAYWWIFFIVLCIVFSKIIARLLFGMVIVPEDRIGLVTKKFVLFGKFKELPGGRIIATNGEAGFQARTLAPGLYFGKWVWQYEITMESFTVIPEGKIGLALSKDGNEIPTGNILAQRVDCDNFQDAEKFLTTGGQRGRQASYITAGSYRINTMLFQISITDMIRIQESMVGIVTTLDGLPIERGQIAGKLIEGHNNFQDFDAFIKNGGNRGLQPQVILAGSYNLNPWAIQIEETPMSEIPIGYVGVVISYIGQDGKDLTGSDFTHGNIVEKGYKGVWLEPLGPGKYPINKYTMKVELVPTTNLVLNWATARSEAHNLDKNLSTITVRSKDGFPFNLDVAQIIHVPSIEAPKVIARFGNMVNLVSQVLEPTIGNYFRNSAQDSDVIAFLSTRKERQDSAKAHIKKVLDEYNVNAVDTLIGDIVPPETLMKTLTDRKIAEEQKVTYDTQKRAQETRQGMEKETAIADMQKDIVKAQQSVEIAERTANATVKKAEGDASSVKLAVSAEAESTKMRAHAEAESTRARAQAESEAIKLKASAQAEQISLTGNAEATKILAIGKSTAESYELAVKAIGGDNFTRYKITEELAKGNVKLIPDVLIGGTNANGTAVEGILGLKLLEMLDPKNKEEQKIKK, from the coding sequence TTTTATAGTCCTTTGTATTGTTTTTTCAAAAATAATTGCGCGATTATTATTTGGGATGGTAATAGTACCTGAGGATAGGATCGGTCTGGTTACCAAAAAATTTGTGTTATTTGGTAAATTTAAGGAATTGCCCGGAGGGCGGATAATTGCAACAAATGGAGAAGCTGGATTTCAGGCACGAACTCTTGCTCCAGGATTATATTTTGGGAAATGGGTATGGCAGTATGAAATTACCATGGAATCTTTCACAGTTATTCCAGAAGGTAAGATTGGTCTAGCATTATCAAAAGATGGTAATGAGATTCCAACAGGTAATATACTTGCTCAACGAGTAGATTGTGATAATTTTCAAGATGCTGAAAAATTTCTTACTACTGGCGGTCAGCGAGGAAGGCAAGCTTCATATATTACTGCTGGTTCTTATCGTATCAACACAATGCTCTTTCAGATTTCAATCACAGATATGATAAGAATTCAGGAAAGCATGGTAGGTATTGTAACAACCCTTGATGGGCTTCCAATTGAAAGAGGACAAATAGCTGGTAAATTAATCGAAGGGCATAATAATTTTCAGGACTTTGATGCTTTCATTAAAAATGGAGGTAATAGAGGTTTGCAACCGCAAGTGATCCTTGCAGGTTCATATAACCTTAATCCATGGGCAATTCAAATTGAAGAAACCCCAATGTCCGAAATACCAATTGGTTACGTAGGTGTTGTAATCTCTTACATTGGGCAAGATGGCAAGGATTTAACAGGTTCTGATTTTACTCATGGAAATATTGTTGAAAAAGGGTATAAAGGAGTTTGGCTCGAACCGCTTGGGCCAGGTAAATACCCAATTAACAAATACACAATGAAGGTTGAATTGGTTCCTACAACAAACCTTGTTTTAAACTGGGCAACTGCAAGGAGCGAAGCGCATAATCTCGATAAAAACCTTTCAACAATTACAGTTCGTTCAAAAGATGGTTTCCCATTTAACCTCGATGTAGCCCAAATTATTCACGTTCCATCAATTGAGGCTCCAAAAGTGATAGCTCGATTTGGAAATATGGTTAACCTCGTTTCACAAGTTTTAGAACCGACAATTGGTAACTACTTCAGAAACTCAGCACAGGATAGCGATGTTATTGCATTTTTAAGTACCCGTAAAGAACGTCAGGATTCAGCAAAAGCGCACATCAAAAAAGTATTAGATGAGTATAACGTAAATGCCGTAGATACTCTAATTGGTGATATTGTTCCTCCCGAAACGCTTATGAAAACATTAACGGATAGAAAAATTGCGGAAGAACAAAAAGTCACCTACGATACACAAAAGAGAGCGCAAGAAACCAGACAAGGCATGGAAAAGGAAACAGCCATTGCCGATATGCAAAAGGATATAGTTAAGGCGCAGCAAAGCGTTGAAATTGCAGAAAGAACAGCAAATGCAACAGTTAAAAAAGCGGAAGGTGATGCTAGTAGTGTTAAGTTAGCAGTAAGCGCAGAGGCCGAATCAACTAAAATGCGTGCTCATGCTGAGGCAGAATCAACAAGGGCTAGGGCTCAGGCAGAATCTGAAGCAATTAAATTAAAAGCATCAGCGCAAGCAGAACAGATTTCCTTAACAGGTAATGCAGAAGCAACAAAGATATTGGCTATTGGTAAATCAACAGCAGAGTCTTATGAACTTGCAGTTAAGGCAATTGGAGGCGATAATTTTACACGCTACAAAATAACAGAAGAACTTGCAAAGGGTAATGTTAAGTTGATACCTGATGTTTTAATTGGCGGTACAAATGCTAATGGAACGGCAGTAGAAGGAATTTTAGGTTTGAAATTATTGGAAATGCTAGATCCTAAAAATAAGGAAGAACAAAAAATTAAAAAGTAA